The proteins below are encoded in one region of bacterium:
- a CDS encoding SDR family oxidoreductase, whose protein sequence is MLLENKNAVIYGAGGAIGSAVARAFAREGARVFLTGRRLSTVNVVVEQISGAGGKVEADQVDALDEQAVEKHIGAVVKKAGKLDISFNAIGIPAAEVARQGMQGVPFIELPLEAFSLPLTTYPRAHFVTAKAAARHMVARRSGVILMHTPEPARVGVPLLGGMGPAWAAMEALCRSFSAEVASSGVRVVCLRSTGLPETSTIDIVFGIHAKVLGITPKQFRELLESRSHTRRSTTLAQLTDAAVLMASDLADGMTGTVANLTGGEVVD, encoded by the coding sequence ATGTTACTTGAGAATAAGAATGCCGTCATCTATGGAGCCGGAGGAGCAATCGGCAGCGCGGTCGCCCGCGCATTCGCCCGCGAGGGGGCGCGGGTGTTTCTCACCGGGCGCAGGCTCTCAACCGTCAATGTCGTCGTCGAGCAGATCTCTGGCGCGGGCGGAAAGGTCGAAGCGGATCAGGTCGACGCCCTCGACGAACAGGCCGTCGAGAAGCACATCGGCGCGGTCGTTAAGAAGGCCGGGAAACTCGACATCTCGTTCAACGCGATCGGGATTCCCGCGGCGGAGGTAGCTCGCCAGGGCATGCAGGGTGTCCCCTTCATCGAGCTCCCGTTGGAGGCGTTCTCTCTCCCGCTCACCACCTATCCGCGGGCTCACTTCGTGACCGCCAAGGCCGCGGCGCGGCACATGGTCGCGCGGCGATCCGGCGTGATCTTGATGCACACGCCGGAGCCGGCCCGTGTCGGCGTGCCACTTCTGGGGGGCATGGGCCCGGCATGGGCGGCGATGGAAGCGCTCTGTCGGAGCTTCTCCGCCGAGGTCGCGTCGTCCGGTGTCCGCGTCGTTTGCCTGCGCTCGACCGGACTCCCCGAGACCTCTACGATCGACATCGTCTTCGGCATTCACGCCAAGGTGCTGGGGATCACGCCGAAGCAGTTCCGAGAGTTGCTGGAAAGCAGGAGCCACACGCGGCGCTCGACCACGCTGGCGCAGTTGACGGACGCGGCGGTCCTCATGGCCTCCGATCTGGCCGATGGCATGACCGGAACTGTCGCTAACCTGACCGGCGGAGAAGTGGTCGATTAG